Sequence from the Gadus chalcogrammus isolate NIFS_2021 chromosome 21, NIFS_Gcha_1.0, whole genome shotgun sequence genome:
CTAAACGCCAAGCGacatgtctgtctctttctctttttttctctctctctctctctctctctctctctctctctctctctctctctctctctctctctctctctctctctctctctctctctctctctctctctctctctctctctctctctctctctctctctctctcttctgctctttcgctcctccctcctttagtttctatccctctcttttGAACCCAGCGTCACATGCTTTACGTGAAAGCACTTCCACACTACTTTTACCCCCCCCGCGCCCGTGGTTCAAAGAAGTGTTGCCGCTGGGAAATCGATTTGGAAAGAGGACGTACGCTATATAAGCACAGCACTGCCTTAGTATGTCAGCATGTCATTTCCCCTCTGGTCTGTGTTGTCATTGCTCTGTGTTCTCACTATCCGTTTAGTCACACTTGAGGGATTCTACGTTTCCTCATTTCTAGGAGGCCGCACACTTGAGAAAGAAGGACGGTATGGAgaacgcgtgcgtgtgtgtgttggggttgtGGTACACACTATTGGCTGTGCCTTACTCCTCCCTTGTACTTCACTTCCTCATCCACTAACAGGAAGACCCGCCCCTTTTCTTTGAATGTGCCTTCCCATGGGAGCTCTGGGACGCTTGGctggttccccccccctcccccccaatgaCCTCAACGTTTACTGTTTACTCTGGAAGAGCGGGAGTCCCACGACCTTCAAACATACTAATAATACACTTTCACACCTTGAGATGATAATGCACTTAACTCGAGGGGGTTTCTCTGTCATGCCTTGTTCGTAGAAGCCACACGTCAGAGGAAACCTGTTGAATCCCAGTGCCAAACCCAGTGGACAACCCCACTGCTTTTTAAAATggcccttttgtgtgtgtgtgtgtgtgtgtgtgagagagagagtgtgtgtgtgtgtgttttgtttcttaTAACCGAAAGCAATTTGTTTTAAGCAAGCCCCTGAAGGTGTAGGATGTGATATTTTGttaaagttaaaaaaataagacaAGAATTTGAGCGtggtggggaagggagggggggtcggAGTTGGGACTGGGCCATGAGATATTTCTGCTTGCTTTTTTCACTGCTCAGTATTCAATCAATTTCTTATTTCATTCTGTCAACACTTTTGTTTTCATATCACTTGAAAaaatgcaaatatatatatatatataatatatattctatttgaTCTGTCCTATGCTTTTCGGGTCATATTGGAATGGCCGTATTACGTATATATGGACGAGCAAAAAATCCAGTTATTGATTTATTAAACTGATTTGTATTTACTGCGACTACGCTTCTGTCCTTGTGTCAACTTTGTAAGGGACAAACAGCAACATGACAGAAATATCTGTTCCTTCACTGCAATCCCAGCACAGCCCTCAGATTTGATTTTTCTTTTGCACGTGGAGAGGGACAGGAATGAGAATGAGTCGGTGGCTTGTTCGAAGAATCAAAGAGCGCGTTTGTGCGCTCTTTGAGGTGGCGATGGTGGGGTGGAACCTTGTGATACCACCCTAGTCTCGCGAGAACAGGGTGTAACCTTCGGATACAACCCTAGTCTCGCGTGGCCGGTCGTCAGCAACGCCCGGCTGCGAAGGGGCCTGGCGGGGCCGCGCTGTGAATGGAGCGCTTCTTCGTCCAGTGGAGCGTCTACTGGCATCAGGTGCAGCTGGATGTATAGCGGGCATAAGCCGGCCCGACGCGGAAGACTTGGCCCGATAGGGAATCTAAACAGTGCGGTCTTTCTTCTCAACACACTCTCGCCACTCTCCCGTCCAGTCCAGTtgctatttagttatttatttcccCTTCAGCACGTTTCGAATGTAACGAAGCTTCAGCATTTTATATTCGTTGTGATTGAACCGAGTAGTCAACTTAGAGGCTAAGAAGGAATTGGCCTAAAAATaggtaattaattaattaattaatcttgCAACAAAATCTATTAAAAAATTTCGCCCTGGGATTACCATTAAAGCAAGAAAATGTAATAAtctttaatgtaggcctacattaattATTAAACTTGACGAAATGTATTTatgttaattattaattaaggTGTACAAGTTAACTAAGGCAATGTTAATAAATGTATCGTCTGCATTATTTGAAAGGCCTGGGGATTACTTAAACccacttccccttacccctatGATAGCTGATATATTATAATGCTAATAACTGCATGAACTAATGTTAATTCATGATTAATAATGTacccttattattattataatgtacCCTAAACCTGCGTTGTTTAGCCTATCTTGTATCATACCCTCTAACCCAATGGTGAATAAGTAGAGGGTAGTTAGGCCCACATCTTCACTTCACATTACGGTGACATTGACATGGCAGTGCTAAGATGGTCATGGATTGTGGAATTCTGTAAATGCAGTCCTCTGGAGATGGACGCAATCAGCTAGAAACTCACCATGGCATTAATCAAACAGGGAATATTGGCCTACACGCTTGTTTCCACAAAGAGAACTTCAATAAGTACTTTCTCTGTGAATTTAGTATTTCAATTTGGATAGTATACGGTCAAATAAACACATGTTATATCgctttattaataataaacagTGCAGGGCTGTATTCTGAGTCAAACAAAAGGTAAAATAAAGGGGATTGAATTTGGTGTATACAATTACGTTAAAGGGAAATAGTTAGGCCTAATTATAGTGCATTTCACTGTTTTTGtgcatatataggcctactgtacatACAGTGAAATGAATGGCTTGTAAAACCAATTGAATTGCCAATAGACTTCCAAATTAAATTTCAGTAGAGGTTAAAAGAACACGTCAATATTATATCCAGCAGCATTAACAGTTCACAGTTTAACTGTTAACTGTTTCTTAATAGGTACAACGATCAGGTAGCATTCACTAGGCCATCTTATAACCTTCCCTCCATTACATCCATCCACATTATATACCTAAGGGTCCGAATAAAGTGTCAGAGTAATATAAAGTCTACAAAATAAgtgtacaaaataataatacaaaataatagtCGACTCCCTCCCGTCCCCCGCCCACTGAGGGACCCGGTGTATAAATTATGCGTTATGAGGACGTGTGATATACAGTATGAGTCCGTATATCAAGCACTGGGGACGTGTTTAATCAACTTCGAAATAGCGTGTATTCAGCTCCAGAAAGGTCCGTGTCCAGGTACTCAAGCACTACTCAGACCATCCTGCGACGGCCCAATCCTCCACTCCGGTGGAGAATCACCAACGCCAAATCAAAAGGTTCTACGATATCTTAAAAGTTTGTATTGCGGCTGTGATCGCACGATTAAAGTTTGACGATCAAAGTTTCACGACCACAGTTTGGCGATCTGTCCATGTCCCGATAGGCGCGTCGCCACGGTGGTGGGGTTGTGTTTATGGGCCGTCGTCGCGGTGATGTCAGGGCGACAGGCGGGGTCGGAAGTATCGCGGGCGGATCATCATGGTGACCTGGCGGAGGGAGTAGTAGTCGGAGTCCCTCCAGGAGTACCACACGATGCCGTCAGGGCCCAGCGGCCCGCGGGCCCTGGGGCTGTAGCGCCCCCcctggtgaacacacacacacacacgcagacatagacataaacacacagacacagacacacagacacacagacacacacacacacacacacacacacacacacacacacacacacacacacacacacacacacacacacacacacagaaacagtctagacacaacaaacagagacacatacatacatacatacacataaacacacaagcatacagacatacatacacatacacacagacatatacacctacacactcagacataagacacacatacagatatggaagcacatacgcacatacatgTACACCGACAGACATcaacacgcatgcatacacacacacagaaataggcccacacgcaagcacacacgcacacacacacacatacaggtcaaatggacacacactcaccgacCTCCTAGCCTTGTGAGCCCTAACATCCTGTCCACTACCCACACCACAACCCCCCCTCACCCGGTAGTAGACCCCGTTGAGGTTGGCGTAGAAGCACTGGTTGTACCACCAGCCACCGTGGGAGATCTCGGCGCAGATGTTGCCGCTGTCGGGCGTGCTGAAGGACTGCTTGTCGTGGTACCAGCTGAAGGAGTCCTGCACCGAGCCGCTGAAGCCGCTCACGTGGAGCCGGTACTGGTGCTCTTCATCCtccacgctgggggggggggggcacggacatacacacatgtacacacacggatgaacatgtacacacacccacgcatgtacgcatacgtacacacacacacacacacgtacacacatatacacagacgttcacatatgcacacgcacgcacacatttcgtacacacacacacacacacacacacacacacaagttcccCCAATGTtaacacatataaacatacacatgcatacgtacacacatagacgcacacgtTCGCATGTACACAtgagagcacgcacacacacccacgtacacaaacgcacacacgtacacctcCACCAACGTAGgaagtcatgcacacacacacatataagtgcactcaagcaaacacacacgcacacacacgtacacgtgcaCGTGCATCCATTACGTTTTTTGGTAATGGATGCACTGTTTCAGGGGGCctcggtgtgtgcgtgcccgcGTGCCAGGCCCACCTGAAGCTCTGGTAGAGCGCGTGCTTGTGCTTGTTGCTCCAGTCCTCCAGCTCGATGCGCAGGCTGTACTCCCCCTGGGTGCTCAGGTCGTGGATGTGGTCGTTGCCGAGCCAGAACTCTGTGTTCAGGTCCCCAAAGCCCTCCCTGTAGTCCCGCCAGGACCGGTCGAAGCTCACCGTACCGTCGGCCCGCCGCTGGAGCACCGTCCAGCCgccgcctggagggggggggggggggggggggtaggtgtttgtgtgtgtgtgtgtgtgtggggtgggggatgggagaaaggggggagcaAGGGTGAGGCCTAGATATAGTGGCGCATTGGTGTACTtatttgtgtggttgtgtgtttctaagtttgtgtgtgtgagtgaacggtttgtgtgtttgtgagacgtgtgtgtgtgtgtgtatgtgtgtgtgtgtgtgtgtgtgtgtgtgtgtgtgtgtgtgtgtgtgtgtgtgtgtgtgtgtgtgagaagtgcgcgtgtctgtgtgtctctatttgtgtgtgacgtgtgtttgtgttacataGAGGCAGGATCTCGTAAGGTGCCGGGTCCAATATCCGTAGCCTAACCCTTATCCGGAGCAGGATCACCCTAAGCCCTTCACTGTGAGTCCCCCTGGCTCCACTAATGGCCTGAATGGAGACTGTTCCTCTTGGGCCACTGACCGTCTGTGTCCATGTCACAGTAGACCTCCACAGGCATGCCCCCGTGGGCTGGCACCACCGTGTAGAGCCCAGAGCGCCGCACCCCGTTGTAGTAGATGGTGGCACAGTCGATGGGACAGCTCCGCACATGCTGTACCTCTGAGGGGACAAGGAGAATAACTTGCAACCGCCGCAGTGGTGAGTTTAGGTATTGCAGTTGGGTTTTGGTGCCACCTGGTGGTCCACATGGGTAGTGTTTTTCTACACTTTTGTGCATGGTGTGCgtctatgcgtgtgtttgtgcccaCGTGCTtgcctgtatgtgtctgtgtgtgtgtgcccaagtgccaacgtgtctgtgtgtgtgtgtgcgcgtgtgtatgtgtgtgtacttatgtgtgtgcaagtgagtgtttgtgtgtgtgtgtgtgtgtgtctgtgtgtgagtgtgtgtgtttgtgtgtgcacacatgcgcatgcgtgcttgcgtgcgtgcgcgtgcgtgtgcctgtgtgtgtgtgtgtgtgtgtgtgtgtgtgtgtgtgtgtgtgtgtgcgtgtgcgtgtgcgtgtgcatgtgcgtgtgtgtgtgtgtatctgtgtgagtgtgtacctgGGTGCAGGGCCTCCTGGGCGTTCATGAGGGGGTTGGGTCTGACGATGTTGATCATGCAGCCGGGGTTCCGCTTCACCGACTCCATCAGCACCGTCAGGTTGTGGAGCTGGTCCTGAACCACAACATCAGCACcaccttcatcaccaccaccatcatca
This genomic interval carries:
- the si:ch211-203k16.3 gene encoding angiopoietin-related protein 7, translating into MTSASPLPFHTSPPPSMWTALCIVFILVPGAGADSPDPTTTRNGGGSQCGEYTNQVLEDGMCRLVATLPQLEEKRCPDMFRCTDEVSYWLHENQERKQQVAALQETVTQLQHELRSHRHRIKALEHQNEEKHQVNATVEQHFSELETRYVEATNALQLQGSLILELQDQLHNLTVLMESVKRNPGCMINIVRPNPLMNAQEALHPEVQHVRSCPIDCATIYYNGVRRSGLYTVVPAHGGMPVEVYCDMDTDGGGWTVLQRRADGTVSFDRSWRDYREGFGDLNTEFWLGNDHIHDLSTQGEYSLRIELEDWSNKHKHALYQSFSVEDEEHQYRLHVSGFSGSVQDSFSWYHDKQSFSTPDSGNICAEISHGGWWYNQCFYANLNGVYYRGGRYSPRARGPLGPDGIVWYSWRDSDYYSLRQVTMMIRPRYFRPRLSP